In a single window of the Natronosalvus caseinilyticus genome:
- a CDS encoding digeranylgeranylglycerophospholipid reductase, producing MNGDCDVVIAGAGPAGAQCARDLAARGYHVVVLETEAEDEFPKQSNKSTAGTFPSMMASFGIPDDVVQQFTESVVLESPNDYYVQDQPGAVLDFGKFKRYLVEDGREKGAEYRFGSRATAPITEGGEPVGVTYSGSEELYADIVIDATGPAAPLAKKLGVSDLKRENHAIGIEYELEGIEVDHPDYADLTDAMMLRLDHDIAPGGYSWIFHTGEDTAKVGVCYIQNESHNQHGRDNFNIDDYLQHWIDTDPRFAAAERIEGRQHRGSAHIQPPGQIHTDRFMAIGDTVPTVDPLWGEGIHTCMKSGRAAAVAADSCLKHGQIEPTADNLEVYDTLWHRDVAPNVDTRLLMTHLLYLASNDRYDDLMADLNRLDTDTLAQANKGSRLALARLLSVRDLPLIARVLRARRDWYN from the coding sequence ATGAACGGAGATTGCGACGTAGTGATCGCCGGGGCTGGGCCCGCTGGTGCGCAGTGTGCGCGGGACCTGGCCGCCCGCGGGTACCACGTCGTCGTCCTCGAGACGGAGGCGGAAGACGAGTTCCCGAAACAGAGCAACAAGTCGACGGCCGGCACGTTCCCGTCGATGATGGCCTCGTTCGGGATCCCCGACGACGTCGTCCAGCAGTTCACCGAATCCGTAGTGCTCGAGTCGCCGAACGACTACTACGTACAGGACCAACCGGGCGCGGTGCTGGACTTCGGGAAGTTCAAGCGGTACCTGGTCGAGGACGGCCGCGAGAAGGGTGCGGAGTACCGCTTCGGCTCGAGAGCGACGGCACCGATCACGGAGGGCGGCGAGCCCGTCGGCGTCACCTACAGCGGGTCCGAGGAACTCTACGCCGACATCGTCATCGACGCGACGGGTCCCGCGGCGCCGCTGGCGAAGAAACTCGGCGTGAGCGACCTCAAGCGGGAGAACCACGCCATCGGGATCGAGTACGAACTCGAGGGGATCGAGGTCGACCACCCCGACTACGCCGACCTCACCGACGCCATGATGTTGCGCCTCGACCACGACATCGCGCCGGGGGGCTACTCGTGGATCTTTCACACCGGCGAAGACACCGCGAAGGTGGGGGTCTGTTACATCCAGAACGAGAGTCACAACCAGCACGGCCGCGACAACTTCAACATCGACGACTACCTCCAGCACTGGATCGACACCGACCCCCGATTCGCAGCGGCCGAGCGAATCGAGGGCCGCCAGCATCGCGGGTCGGCGCACATCCAGCCGCCGGGTCAGATCCACACGGATCGGTTCATGGCGATCGGCGACACCGTCCCGACCGTCGACCCGCTCTGGGGCGAGGGGATTCACACCTGCATGAAGTCCGGGCGGGCGGCCGCCGTCGCCGCCGACAGCTGTCTCAAACACGGCCAGATCGAGCCCACCGCCGACAACCTCGAGGTCTACGACACGCTCTGGCACCGCGACGTCGCCCCGAACGTGGACACGCGCCTCCTGATGACCCACCTGCTCTACCTCGCCTCGAACGACCGATACGACGACCTTATGGCGGACCTGAACCGCCTCGACACCGATACGCTGGCCCAGGCCAACAAGGGGAGTCGGCTCGCGCTCGCGAGACTCCTCAGCGTTCGGGATCTGCCGCTGATCGCCCGCGTGCTTCGGGCGCGGCGGGACTGGTACAACTAG
- a CDS encoding CBS domain-containing protein, with protein sequence MSLETLARSDVVTASPDSSIRDVASMMDEEMVGSVVVTEGDEPVGIVTDRDLALAVLVDGDDPESTTAEDVMSGTLHTIGVDAGFYDATERMNEHNVRRLPVVDDDGSLVGIITLDDLSELLADEQSELVGVIREQRAPY encoded by the coding sequence ATGTCACTCGAGACGCTCGCCCGGAGCGACGTCGTCACCGCGTCGCCGGACAGTTCCATTCGAGACGTTGCGTCCATGATGGACGAGGAGATGGTCGGCAGCGTGGTCGTCACCGAGGGGGACGAACCGGTCGGCATCGTGACCGACCGCGACCTCGCGCTCGCGGTCCTGGTCGACGGCGACGACCCCGAATCGACGACCGCCGAGGACGTCATGTCCGGAACCCTCCACACGATCGGCGTCGACGCGGGCTTCTACGACGCGACCGAACGAATGAACGAACACAACGTCCGGCGGTTGCCGGTCGTCGACGACGACGGCTCCCTCGTGGGGATCATCACGCTCGACGACCTGAGTGAACTGCTGGCGGACGAACAGAGCGAACTCGTCGGCGTGATTCGGGAGCAGCGCGCGCCGTACTGA
- a CDS encoding PLD nuclease N-terminal domain-containing protein has translation MDLLALAALVLASLAFFAGLAAYVYRDARDVGMSNPRKWAVIVFAVPVYGAIVYLLARSELDYDPETDPYRGGAVNVHPSRADEVPWTVRSGTDEGVGEGGSGDADAEDEWNDPVSLENLEDIGIDDERNRE, from the coding sequence ATGGATCTGCTGGCGCTCGCCGCGCTCGTTCTCGCCTCGCTCGCGTTCTTCGCCGGCCTCGCCGCGTACGTCTACCGCGACGCCCGCGACGTCGGGATGTCCAACCCGCGGAAGTGGGCCGTGATCGTGTTCGCGGTGCCGGTCTACGGCGCGATCGTCTACCTGCTCGCTCGTAGCGAACTGGACTACGACCCCGAGACGGATCCCTACCGAGGCGGCGCCGTCAACGTCCACCCCTCGCGGGCCGACGAAGTGCCCTGGACGGTTCGGTCGGGGACCGACGAGGGCGTGGGTGAGGGTGGAAGCGGAGACGCTGATGCCGAAGACGAGTGGAACGATCCCGTCTCGCTCGAGAACCTCGAGGACATCGGCATCGACGACGAACGAAATCGCGAGTGA
- a CDS encoding aldehyde ferredoxin oxidoreductase family protein yields MNHARGPLLTIDLENRSWETESIDDVLERYVGGRAVGTKLAHDRIPFDADPFGPENRLFFATGPLQHSTMSFTGRMSATGLSPLTDGLLSSNAGGFLSRNFTATGYGAVEIAGESDDLVIVHVTDDGVEFEDASALEGAETSEICDYIEDEHGLEAEHTVTIGPAGENRVRFASIMTSRERAFGRGGLGAVLGSKNVKAITFDGDSTHDVEIPPLQMDVHREAAQSDHIMKRQGTSSMTEFANTVEALPTRYFSELGFEGAEGISGDRVEEKKYKKGTCSACAFACKLPTRDEESGLETEGPEYETVMAFGSNAGVDDIVDVMQSNKLCDELGMDTISAGDVVSAYLASEDAFGDAELIHETVEKIAHREGIGDTLAEGVDRIHDELGVDNWSVKGLEFPAHDGRTLNGQGLSFATSNRGADHMYAEFYSLEYPLVDQDQAIDKEGLEGKPPKVVEKENLNVIKDSAVLCKFSRDFVDADRLETLLDADYDDLLAVGGEVVAMERHFNNRRGMDRADDRLPYELPGFDDALSAYYAERGWNDDGTVPADAVGAGEAVSSDD; encoded by the coding sequence ATGAACCACGCCAGGGGACCGCTGCTCACGATCGACCTCGAGAACCGCTCGTGGGAAACCGAATCGATCGACGACGTGCTCGAGCGCTACGTCGGCGGCCGCGCGGTCGGAACGAAACTCGCTCACGACCGGATTCCGTTCGACGCGGACCCGTTCGGGCCCGAGAACCGCCTCTTCTTCGCGACGGGACCGCTCCAGCACTCGACGATGAGCTTCACCGGACGGATGTCGGCGACCGGGCTCTCGCCGCTGACCGATGGCCTGCTCTCCTCGAACGCCGGAGGCTTCCTCTCCCGAAACTTCACGGCGACGGGCTACGGCGCCGTCGAGATCGCAGGCGAGAGCGACGACCTCGTGATCGTGCACGTCACCGACGACGGGGTCGAGTTCGAGGACGCGTCGGCACTCGAGGGGGCCGAGACGAGCGAGATTTGTGACTACATCGAGGACGAACACGGCCTCGAGGCCGAGCACACCGTCACCATCGGCCCCGCGGGCGAGAACCGGGTTCGCTTCGCCTCGATCATGACCTCGCGCGAGCGCGCGTTCGGCCGCGGCGGCCTTGGCGCCGTGCTTGGATCGAAGAACGTCAAGGCGATCACCTTCGACGGGGATTCGACGCACGACGTCGAGATTCCGCCCCTCCAGATGGACGTCCACCGGGAGGCCGCCCAGTCCGACCACATCATGAAACGACAGGGCACCTCCTCGATGACCGAATTCGCCAACACGGTCGAGGCCCTGCCGACGCGGTACTTCTCGGAACTGGGCTTCGAGGGCGCCGAGGGCATCAGCGGCGACCGCGTCGAGGAGAAGAAGTACAAGAAGGGGACCTGCTCGGCGTGTGCGTTCGCCTGCAAACTCCCGACCCGAGACGAGGAGTCCGGTCTCGAGACCGAGGGCCCCGAGTACGAGACGGTGATGGCGTTCGGGTCGAACGCCGGCGTGGACGACATCGTCGACGTGATGCAGTCGAACAAACTGTGCGACGAACTCGGGATGGACACCATCTCCGCGGGCGACGTCGTCTCGGCGTACCTCGCGAGCGAGGACGCCTTCGGCGACGCCGAGTTGATCCACGAGACCGTCGAGAAAATCGCCCACCGGGAGGGAATCGGCGACACGCTCGCCGAGGGCGTCGACCGCATCCACGACGAACTGGGCGTCGACAACTGGTCGGTCAAGGGCCTCGAGTTCCCCGCCCACGACGGCCGCACGCTCAACGGCCAGGGGCTGTCCTTCGCCACCTCCAACCGCGGCGCCGACCACATGTACGCCGAGTTCTACTCGCTCGAGTACCCGCTGGTCGATCAGGACCAGGCGATCGACAAGGAGGGCCTCGAGGGGAAACCCCCGAAGGTCGTCGAGAAGGAGAACCTGAACGTGATCAAGGACAGCGCGGTGCTGTGTAAGTTCTCCCGGGACTTCGTCGACGCCGACCGCCTCGAGACGCTGCTCGACGCGGACTACGACGACCTGCTGGCCGTCGGCGGCGAGGTCGTTGCGATGGAGCGCCACTTCAACAACCGGCGCGGGATGGACCGGGCTGACGACCGACTGCCCTACGAACTTCCGGGATTCGATGACGCCCTCTCGGCGTACTACGCCGAGCGCGGCTGGAACGACGACGGCACTGTTCCGGCAGACGCCGTCGGCGCGGGCGAGGCGGTCTCGAGCGACGACTGA